A genome region from Myxococcota bacterium includes the following:
- a CDS encoding patatin-like phospholipase family protein: protein MLNSTDRAPKTGLILSGGGARGAYEAGVIKYIREQLPARIRSHARFEIICGTSVGAVNSCFLAALSHIPESQGEALAQMWRSLRIDGIYEIGWRELVNLPKFILGSRGRGELDEIIGSSRLGGLFNTSPLEDLVRRHIRWKNVQVNLESGDVQALALTATHVSSGMTHIFLQRAKSSQPLLWSTDPQMQPFEVELGPAHALASAAIPWIFPAVELEGEVYCDGGIKLNTPISPALRLGADRLLVINLRTEERIRAEKRRAQMDRYPSALFLLGKILNALMLDKTDYDLERLERFNNLADLGNEEFRDNITALRGSPYRHIDTLVIRPSEDLGVLAARRLRMGGLAERVGGVIGRVLSRIVESTDQQGSDFLSYLLFDVEYANDLIELGMHDADASRQKIIDFFN from the coding sequence ATGCTCAATAGCACTGACAGAGCCCCTAAAACCGGCCTGATTCTATCGGGCGGCGGAGCTAGGGGCGCTTATGAAGCGGGAGTTATCAAATACATTCGAGAGCAACTCCCGGCTCGCATCAGATCTCATGCGCGTTTTGAAATTATTTGCGGCACCTCTGTCGGCGCGGTGAATAGCTGCTTTTTGGCGGCGTTAAGTCATATTCCGGAGTCTCAAGGCGAAGCGTTGGCGCAAATGTGGCGCAGTTTACGCATTGACGGAATCTACGAAATCGGCTGGCGCGAGCTGGTTAATTTGCCCAAATTTATCTTAGGCTCGAGAGGGCGGGGCGAGCTTGATGAGATTATTGGTTCCAGTCGATTGGGTGGTCTCTTCAACACTTCGCCTTTAGAAGACCTGGTTCGCAGACATATTCGTTGGAAGAATGTTCAGGTGAATCTGGAGTCCGGCGATGTACAGGCATTAGCGCTGACGGCAACACACGTGAGCAGTGGTATGACGCATATCTTTTTGCAACGTGCCAAATCATCACAGCCTTTGTTATGGAGCACCGACCCCCAGATGCAGCCATTTGAAGTGGAGCTTGGACCGGCTCATGCTTTAGCTTCTGCTGCGATACCCTGGATATTTCCGGCGGTTGAGCTTGAAGGGGAAGTTTATTGCGACGGCGGTATTAAACTAAATACCCCGATTTCACCGGCACTGCGGCTCGGAGCTGACCGTTTGTTGGTAATAAATCTTCGAACCGAAGAAAGAATTCGGGCAGAAAAAAGAAGGGCACAGATGGATAGGTATCCTTCTGCTCTGTTTTTGCTCGGCAAAATCTTAAACGCGCTCATGCTGGATAAAACAGACTATGATTTGGAACGCCTAGAACGTTTTAATAATTTGGCAGATTTAGGCAATGAAGAGTTCCGAGATAATATTACCGCCCTCCGCGGAAGCCCCTACCGGCATATCGATACGCTGGTCATTCGCCCCAGCGAAGACCTAGGCGTCCTAGCTGCTCGCAGGCTGCGCATGGGCGGCTTAGCCGAGCGTGTAGGCGGCGTAATAGGGCGCGTGCTTTCCAGAATCGTGGAGTCAACCGACCAGCAAGGTTCGGATTTTTTGAGCTATCTGTTATTCGATGTCGAATACGCCAACGATCTCATCGAATTAGGCATGCACGATGCGGATGCTTCAAGACAAAAAATCATCGATTTTTTTAATTAA